A stretch of the Microcoleus sp. FACHB-68 genome encodes the following:
- a CDS encoding SRPBCC family protein produces MTALTPSDYLDSAMASDWHQAARSSLLRGEILIATQSHTAWGGAVTASMYLPLSRSKAWQQLTDYPRWVKFFPDLTHSQVLELNQNSKRLYQVARKTFLFLSIQAEIYLKVVEISHRQIKFYFEKGNFVDFSADLKLEDCDTGTIITYSVQATPSIPVPSIFIQQAMHLDLPANMRQMRQVMCEQ; encoded by the coding sequence ATGACTGCACTGACTCCTTCAGACTATCTTGATTCAGCAATGGCTTCAGATTGGCATCAAGCTGCTCGCTCTTCACTCTTGCGCGGTGAGATTTTGATCGCAACTCAATCTCATACTGCTTGGGGGGGTGCTGTAACTGCTTCAATGTATTTACCTTTATCGCGCTCAAAAGCTTGGCAGCAGCTAACTGATTATCCGCGCTGGGTCAAATTTTTTCCCGATCTGACTCACTCTCAGGTATTGGAATTGAATCAAAACAGTAAACGCTTATACCAAGTTGCCAGGAAAACGTTCTTATTTTTGAGTATTCAAGCTGAAATCTATCTAAAGGTCGTTGAAATCTCTCATCGGCAAATCAAGTTTTACTTTGAAAAAGGAAATTTTGTAGATTTTTCAGCAGATTTAAAGCTAGAAGATTGCGACACCGGCACGATAATTACTTATTCTGTGCAGGCAACTCCCTCAATTCCAGTGCCTTCGATTTTCATTCAACAGGCAATGCACCTTGACTTGCCGGCGAATATGCGACAAATGCGGCAGGTGATGTGCGAGCAGTAA